In one window of Methanolobus mangrovi DNA:
- a CDS encoding DUF5996 family protein — MNNTYQEEQFPSLPIEQWEDTLNTLHLFLQIIGKIRLKLFPKRNHWWHITSYVSTRGLTTGPIPYEDMIFEMEFDLIDHVLVISTSKNSEKVIALKGLSVSQFYKELFSALSELGITVNIWAVPYDTPFSTEPFETDDQHASYDEKYVNTYWRILVQVSSIFQTYRGTFLGKCSPVQFFWHHRDLSLIFYSGRPAPLWEGAGPVNSEAYSHELIAFGFWPGDENIREPAFYASVYPEPEGLTDEPLSPEKAFWSPEGGGMALLMYDDVRGLSDPKKAILDFMDSVYQAGAKRGKWDVKAFEYSI, encoded by the coding sequence ATGAACAACACATATCAAGAAGAACAATTTCCATCTCTTCCTATTGAACAATGGGAAGATACACTGAACACACTTCATCTATTTTTGCAAATAATCGGGAAGATCCGCCTCAAACTATTTCCTAAAAGGAATCATTGGTGGCACATTACGTCCTATGTATCGACAAGAGGGCTCACTACAGGCCCCATTCCCTACGAAGATATGATATTCGAGATGGAATTTGATCTCATTGATCATGTGCTGGTTATCAGTACAAGCAAAAACTCTGAAAAGGTAATAGCCTTAAAGGGGCTCTCTGTATCCCAGTTCTACAAAGAACTATTTTCAGCTCTTTCAGAACTCGGTATAACTGTGAATATCTGGGCAGTTCCTTATGATACACCTTTTAGTACAGAACCATTCGAAACAGATGATCAACATGCGTCATACGATGAAAAATATGTGAATACATATTGGCGTATTCTTGTACAGGTAAGTTCGATCTTCCAGACCTATAGAGGAACATTTCTGGGAAAATGTTCACCAGTTCAATTTTTCTGGCATCATAGGGATCTGTCATTAATATTTTATTCTGGAAGACCTGCGCCTTTATGGGAAGGAGCCGGTCCAGTGAATAGCGAAGCCTATTCGCATGAATTAATAGCCTTTGGTTTTTGGCCAGGGGATGAGAATATCAGAGAACCGGCATTCTATGCTTCCGTATACCCCGAACCAGAAGGACTTACCGATGAACCTTTGAGCCCGGAGAAAGCATTTTGGTCGCCTGAAGGAGGTGGCATGGCTCTTTTGATGTATGATGATGTGCGAGGATTATCTGACCCAAAAAAGGCAATATTGGATTTCATGGATAGTGTCTATCAGGCCGGTGCCAAAAGAGGAAAGTGGGATGTAAAAGCTTTTGAATATTCAATATGA
- a CDS encoding ester cyclase — protein sequence MTVEENLELMITLDDAWNAQDWETFNKRHTEDTAVYWPGQTDPTRGRKAHNEEAIEFYKTFPDNHVENRPYKVLFGQGDWTCSVAVLSGTMKGPMKTPEGEEIPPTNRKFKVDFCTVAHWKDGQIVEEKLFYDLVSVMRQIGLM from the coding sequence ATGACTGTTGAAGAAAATCTGGAATTGATGATAACATTGGACGATGCCTGGAATGCACAGGATTGGGAAACATTCAACAAACGCCATACTGAAGATACAGCAGTTTATTGGCCAGGACAAACTGATCCAACAAGGGGAAGAAAAGCGCATAACGAAGAAGCCATAGAGTTCTATAAGACCTTCCCGGACAATCATGTTGAGAATAGACCGTATAAAGTACTTTTTGGGCAGGGAGACTGGACATGTTCAGTGGCCGTACTTTCCGGTACTATGAAAGGTCCGATGAAAACTCCTGAAGGAGAGGAAATTCCACCTACAAATAGGAAATTCAAAGTGGACTTTTGTACCGTGGCTCATTGGAAAGACGGACAGATCGTTGAAGAGAAACTTTTCTATGACCTTGTAAGTGTAATGAGACAAATTGGTCTGATGTAA
- a CDS encoding carboxymuconolactone decarboxylase family protein has product MLLNIVSQSKYDKLMSLAVAANLKCPYCELFHKNVAHMMGASEEEFAETAFMASFTSRWSAMIHAQHYDYETFAKELQQVGEYLTKKA; this is encoded by the coding sequence TTGTTACTAAACATAGTTTCGCAATCTAAATACGATAAACTTATGTCACTGGCTGTTGCAGCCAATCTAAAATGCCCTTATTGCGAATTATTCCATAAAAATGTGGCTCATATGATGGGGGCCAGTGAAGAGGAATTTGCTGAAACTGCATTTATGGCCAGTTTCACTTCAAGATGGAGTGCCATGATCCATGCCCAACATTACGATTATGAGACGTTTGCCAAAGAACTTCAACAAGTTGGCGAATATTTGACAAAAAAGGCATAA
- a CDS encoding serine hydrolase domain-containing protein — protein MREQNINIHSLLIIRDGEVLLDAYFYPYDGTTVHDQASVTKSVMTTLIAIADEEGKLQLDQPMLAYFPERTIQNVDARKEKITVRHLASMSAGLECTSERDEETLNEMMASPDWIQFTLDRQVIWEPGTHFVYCSPGMHLLSAILQNATGMAGLEYARLNLFEPLGIRDVIWYTDPQGYNMGSADLYLHPHDMAKIGYLWLNKGQWDGKQIVSREWAEDSVKVQMVTGGDDDYGYGWWVPKDEPVAYSAIGRGGQRILVVPDWDLIVVTTGGGFDFDEIEPLLIPTIVDLDHELPANPAGMVQLEAALDTIAQPPAPLPVTPLPEMAREISSKNFTFDPNPLGVEKIRLEFNDSDEAITYLMFTEEEQMLLWPVGMDGVYRLSPGDNGFPLGLRGYWADEQTFVLEYDEIANNGNIILRMSFEGDRVVMEGQEAAHELSLNFEGVQEKP, from the coding sequence ATGAGGGAGCAAAACATCAACATCCACAGTTTACTAATCATCCGAGATGGTGAGGTTTTGCTAGACGCATATTTCTACCCCTATGACGGCACGACCGTCCATGACCAGGCATCGGTGACAAAAAGCGTCATGACCACCTTGATAGCCATCGCCGACGAAGAGGGGAAGCTGCAACTCGATCAGCCCATGCTCGCGTACTTCCCGGAGCGAACCATCCAAAACGTTGATGCCCGCAAAGAAAAAATCACTGTGCGCCATCTGGCAAGCATGTCAGCTGGGCTGGAGTGTACAAGCGAACGCGATGAAGAGACCCTTAATGAGATGATGGCAAGTCCGGACTGGATACAGTTCACACTGGACCGCCAGGTGATCTGGGAACCTGGCACCCATTTTGTTTACTGCAGCCCGGGGATGCACCTGCTTTCTGCTATCCTGCAAAATGCGACCGGCATGGCGGGTCTTGAATACGCTCGTCTGAATCTTTTTGAACCTCTGGGCATCCGCGATGTCATCTGGTATACTGACCCTCAGGGTTACAACATGGGATCAGCGGATCTCTACCTGCACCCGCATGATATGGCTAAGATCGGTTATCTGTGGCTCAACAAAGGTCAGTGGGATGGTAAGCAGATAGTCTCCCGTGAATGGGCGGAGGACTCGGTCAAGGTGCAGATGGTTACAGGAGGTGACGATGATTATGGCTATGGCTGGTGGGTGCCAAAGGACGAACCTGTGGCATATAGCGCCATTGGAAGAGGAGGGCAGCGAATACTAGTTGTGCCGGACTGGGACCTTATAGTGGTGACAACGGGCGGAGGTTTTGATTTTGACGAAATTGAGCCTTTGCTCATCCCTACCATTGTGGACCTGGATCATGAGCTTCCTGCTAATCCAGCCGGAATGGTCCAGCTTGAAGCAGCCCTTGATACCATTGCACAGCCCCCCGCACCCTTGCCGGTGACACCACTGCCCGAAATGGCAAGGGAGATCTCCAGCAAGAATTTTACTTTTGACCCTAATCCTTTGGGAGTGGAGAAGATACGTCTCGAGTTCAATGATTCGGATGAAGCGATAACGTATCTTATGTTTACTGAAGAGGAACAGATGCTGCTTTGGCCCGTCGGTATGGATGGTGTGTATCGCCTGTCCCCGGGAGATAATGGTTTTCCGCTTGGTCTGAGAGGTTACTGGGCAGATGAACAGACCTTCGTACTGGAATACGACGAAATCGCAAACAATGGTAACATCATTCTGCGGATGAGCTTTGAGGGGGATCGAGTGGTAATGGAAGGACAGGAGGCTGCTCATGAACTTAGCTTGAATTTCGAAGGCGTGCAGGAAAAACCATAA
- a CDS encoding DUF3303 domain-containing protein — MLFMDIVTWEPKDTDEVLSRFEKWEYPQGIEVISEWDDLSSCRHIVVYDAKNSEAYLAATFPWRDICYFDSFPVMESNACIKCLADTWNQMPV, encoded by the coding sequence ATGTTGTTTATGGATATAGTCACGTGGGAACCAAAGGACACCGACGAAGTACTGAGCCGCTTTGAAAAATGGGAATACCCGCAAGGTATCGAGGTTATCAGCGAATGGGATGATCTGTCCTCATGCCGGCACATAGTAGTCTATGATGCAAAAAACTCTGAAGCCTATCTTGCTGCCACCTTCCCCTGGAGGGACATCTGCTATTTCGACAGTTTCCCGGTGATGGAATCAAACGCCTGTATAAAATGTCTGGCTGATACATGGAATCAAATGCCTGTGTAA
- a CDS encoding LrgB family protein, translating into MSELISQFVGSPVFGIGISLLTFYAGALLYKKTGSPLMNPLVLSMLMIIALLLSFHISFEDYNRGGQFISFFLGPATVILAVPLYKKITLLKENVVPILAGISIGSAAGIASIIIMCKMFGLDELISISMIPKSVTTPIGIEISNQLGGLPSITVAAIVFTGIAGVLLGPMVCKLFKIDNKVAVGVAIGTSSHALGTTKAVELGETEGAMSGLAIGIAGLVTVFLAPILAKLLM; encoded by the coding sequence TTGAGTGAACTTATCTCCCAGTTTGTTGGGTCTCCTGTTTTCGGTATCGGAATATCACTGCTGACATTCTACGCAGGTGCTCTTCTCTACAAAAAGACGGGTTCGCCCCTCATGAATCCGCTTGTACTGAGCATGCTGATGATCATAGCTCTTCTTCTGAGTTTTCACATAAGTTTTGAAGACTACAACAGGGGCGGGCAGTTCATATCATTCTTCCTGGGTCCTGCTACCGTTATTCTGGCCGTTCCCCTATACAAGAAAATAACCCTGCTGAAAGAGAACGTAGTTCCCATTCTTGCCGGTATCAGTATTGGCTCTGCAGCAGGTATTGCCAGCATAATTATAATGTGCAAGATGTTCGGACTTGATGAACTTATAAGCATCTCCATGATCCCTAAATCAGTCACAACTCCCATCGGGATCGAGATATCGAACCAGCTTGGAGGTCTGCCATCGATTACCGTGGCAGCCATAGTCTTTACAGGTATAGCTGGTGTTCTACTCGGTCCAATGGTCTGCAAGCTGTTCAAAATCGACAACAAGGTTGCAGTAGGTGTGGCCATTGGCACTTCATCCCATGCTCTCGGTACGACCAAGGCTGTTGAGCTGGGGGAAACTGAAGGAGCTATGAGTGGTCTGGCTATCGGTATTGCCGGGCTGGTAACTGTATTCCTTGCTCCAATACTGGCTAAATTATTGATGTGA
- a CDS encoding CidA/LrgA family protein, with the protein MRYVIQFAIILAICIIGDLLHDYLHLPIPGNVLGMLVLLIFLLTGIIKLPMIEDISNFLLKHLSFFFIPAAVGLITCFTILEGKWTALVVISVVSTFIIAVVTGMTVQILMKRRQSVE; encoded by the coding sequence ATGAGGTATGTCATCCAGTTTGCAATCATTCTTGCCATCTGCATCATTGGTGACCTGCTCCATGATTATCTTCATCTGCCTATCCCCGGCAATGTTCTGGGAATGCTGGTATTACTGATCTTTCTTCTGACAGGCATCATCAAGCTGCCCATGATAGAGGATATAAGCAATTTTCTGCTCAAGCATCTCTCATTTTTCTTCATCCCGGCAGCAGTGGGATTGATAACGTGTTTTACAATACTTGAAGGAAAATGGACTGCCCTTGTGGTCATTTCAGTGGTATCGACCTTCATAATTGCAGTGGTGACCGGTATGACGGTCCAGATACTGATGAAAAGGAGGCAGTCAGTTGAGTGA